A region of Gadus morhua chromosome 18, gadMor3.0, whole genome shotgun sequence DNA encodes the following proteins:
- the ch25h gene encoding cholesterol 25-hydroxylase-like protein — MYLLLQTTWDFVLGHEGVMGSPFFPVLFSFSIYLFFCLPFVLMDCLSVWVPLIRRYKTQPNNTVTLKSIKSCLSLSLYNHLVFILPVTVLHWYWRPVNLPREAPSVPSLVGGVLACLLLFDFQYFVWHLLHHKIPWLYRTFHKVHHSYTATSALTTEHSGATEMLSLALFAGINPYLLRCHPLTELAFFVLNIWLSVDDHCGYDLPWALHHWVPFGLYGGAPHHDLHHLTFKSNYAPYFTHWDRLAGTLLRQPPHQEHHEHPE, encoded by the exons ATGTATCTACTACTCCAGACAACCTGGGACTTTGTCCTCGGACATGAAGGTGTTATGGGCTCGCCTTTCTTCCCCGTGCTGTTTTCATTCAGCATCTACCTCTTCTTCTGCCTGCCCTTCGTGCTGATGGACTGTCTCTCGGTGTGGGTGCCGCTCATCCGACGATACAAGACCCAGCCCAACAACACCGTCACCCTGAAGAGCATCAAGAGCTGCCTGTCGCTCAGCCTCTACAACCACCTGGTGTTCATCCTGCCCGTGACGGTGTTGCATTGGTACTGGAGGCCGGTGAACCTGCCTAGGGAAGCCCCCAGCGTCCCCAGCCTGGTTGGAGGTGTGCTGGCCTGTCTGCTCCTGTTTGACTTCCAGTATTTTGTGTGGCATCTTCTCCACCACAAGATCCCCTGGCTGTACCGCACGTTTCACAAG GTTCACCACAGCTACACAGCGACCTCGGCCCTAACCACAGAACACTCTGGAGCCACGGAGATGCTGTCCCTTGCCTTGTTCGCGGGCAtcaacccctacctcctccgCTGCCATCCCCTGACGGAGCTGGCCTTCTTTGTGCTCAACATCTGGCTCTCGGTTGACGACCACTGTGGCTACGACCTGCCCTGGGCCCTGCACCACTGGGTGCCATTCGGACTCTACGGTGGGGCCCCCCACCACGACCTACACCACCTCACCTTCAAGTCCAACTACGCGCCCTACTTCACCCACTGGGACCGGCTGGCCGGCACCCTGCTCCGGCAGCCTCCACACCAAGAACACCATGAACACCCCGAGTGA